Proteins found in one Mangifera indica cultivar Alphonso chromosome 15, CATAS_Mindica_2.1, whole genome shotgun sequence genomic segment:
- the LOC123198155 gene encoding ABC transporter B family member 19 codes for MAETTEASKSLPPEAEKKKEQSLPFYQLFSFADKYDWFLMILGSLGAIVHGSSMPVFFLLFGEMVNGFGKNQMDLHKMTYEVSKYALYFVYLGLVVCLSSYAEIACWMYTGERQVSTLRKKYLEAVLKQDVGFFDTDARTGDIVFSVSTDTLLVQDAISEKVGNFIHFLSTFLAGLVVGFVSAWRLALLSVAVIPGIAFAGGLYAYTLTGLTSKSRESYANAGIIAEQAIAQVRTVYSYVGEGKALNSYSDAIQNTLKLGYKAGMAKGLGLGCTYGIACMSWALVFWYAGVFIRNGQTDGGKAFTAIFSAIVGGMSLGQSFSNLGAFSKGKAAGYKLMEIIKQKPSIIQDPSDGKSLLEVNGNIEFKDVTFSYPSRPDVIIFRNFSIFFPAGKTVAVVGGSGSGKSTVVSLIERFYDPNQGQVLLDNVDIKTLQLRWLRDQIGLVNQEPALFATTILENILYGKPDATMDEVEAAASAANAHSFITLLPNGYNTQVGERGVQLSGGQKQRIAIARAMLKNPKILLLDEATSALDASSESIVQEALDRLMVGRTTVVVAHRLSTIRNVDTIAVIQQGQVVETGTHEELIAKAGAYASLIRFQEMVRNRDFANPSTRRSRSSRLSHSLSTKSLSLRSGSLRNLSYSYSTGADGRIEMISNAETDRKTPAPDGYFFRLLKLNAPEWPYSIMGAIGSVLSGFIGPTFAIVMSNMIEVFYYRNPAAMERKTKEYVFIYIGAGLYAVVAYLIQHYFFSIMGENLTTRVRRMMLAAILRNEVGWFDEEEHNSSLVAARLATDAADVKSAIAERISVILQNMTSLLTSFIVAFIVEWRVSLLILGTFPLLVLANFAQQLSLKGFAGDTAKAHAKTSMIAGEGVSNIRTVAAFNAQNKILSLFRHELRVPQRQSLSRSQSSGILFGLSQLALYASEALILWYGAHLVSKGVSTFSKVIKVFVVLVITANSVAETVSLAPEIIRGGEAVGSVFSILDRATRIDPDDPDAEPVESIRGEIELRHVDFAYPSRPDIIVFKDFNLRIRAGQSQALVGASGSGKSSVIALIERFYDPIVGKVMIDGKDIRRLNLKSLRLKIGLVQQEPALFAASIFENIAYGKDGATEAEVIEAARAANVHGFVSALPDGYKTPVGERGVQLSGGQKQRIAIARAVLKDPTILLLDEATSALDAESECVLQEALERLMRGRTTVLVAHRLSTIRGVDNIAVVQDGRIVEQGSHSELVSRAEGAYSRLLQLQNHHI; via the exons ATGGCTGAGACCACTGAGGCTTCCAAGTCATTGCCTCCTGAAgctgagaaaaagaaagagcaaAGCTTGCCATTTTATCAGCTTTTCTCGTTTGCTGACAAGTATGATTGGTTTTTGATGATCCTTGGAAGCTTAGGTGCTATTGTTCATGGCTCTTCCATGCCTGTTTTCTTTCTCCTCTTTGGTGAAATGGTTAATGGCTTTGGGAAAAACCAAATGGACTTACACAAAATGACTTACGAAGTCTCCAAG TATGCACTTTACTTTGTGTACCTTGGCCTCGTTGTGTGCTTATCCTCTTACGCAG AAATTGCATGTTGGATGTACACTGGAGAGAGACAGGTGAGCACACTGAGAAAGAAGTATTTGGAGGCTGTGTTGAAACAAGATGTGGGGTTCTTTGATACTGATGCAAGAACTGGTGATATTGTCTTCAGTGTTTCAACAGACACTCTTCTTGTTCAAGATGCCATTAGTGAGAAG GTGGggaattttattcattttttgtcaACATTTCTGGCCGGGTTGGTGGTCGGATTTGTATCAGCATGGAGGCTAGCTCTGTTGAGTGTGGCAGTCATTCCGGGTATTGCTTTTGCTGGAGGCTTATATGCATACACTCTCACTGGCCTCACATCCAAAAGCCGGGAATCGTATGCGAATGCTGGCATAATTGCCGAGCAG GCCATTGCACAAGTTCGGACGGTGTACTCTTATGTTGGTGAGGGCAAGGCCCTTAATTCCTACTCGGATGCAATACAGAACACATTGAAACTCGGATATAAGGCTGGTATGGCCAAAGGTCTTGGTCTGGGATGTACATATGGAATTGCTTGCATGTCATGGGCGCTTGTTTTCTGGTATGCTGGTGTTTTTATCAGAAATGGACAGACGGATGGAGGGAAGGCATTCACAGCAATTTTCTCTGCCATTGTTGGTGGCAT GAGTTTGGGTCAATCTTTTTCAAATCTTGGAGCATTTAGTAAAGGTAAAGCAGCTGGTTACAAATTGATGGAAATCATCAAGCAAAAGCCATCCATAATTCAGGACCCCTCAGATGGAAAATCCTTATTGGAGGTTAATGGCAATATAGAATTCAAGGATGTAACTTTCAGCTATCCATCAAGACCAGATGTCATCATATTCAGGaatttctcaattttctttCCTGCTGGAAAGACTGTTGCTGTTGTTGGTGGCAGTGGGTCTGGGAAAAGCACTGTTGTCTCTCTAATAGAAAGATTTTATGATCCTAATCAAG GGCAAGTTTTGCTGGATAATGTTGACATTAAAACACTTCAACTGCGATGGTTACGTGATCAGATTGGTCTGGTGAACCAAGAACCTGCACTCTTTGCAACCACCATACTTGAGAACATACTCTATGGAAAACCCGATGCAACAATGGATGAAGTTGAAGCTGCTGCTTCTGCTGCAAATGCACATAGCTTCATCACCTTGCTTCCGAATGGGTATAACACTCAG GTGGGAGAGCGTGGAGTGCAGCTTTCTGGTGGCCAGAAACAGAGAATTGCAATTGCCAGAGCAATGTTGAAAAATCCTAAGATCCTTCTCCTTGATGAAGCAACCAGCGCTCTTGATGCAAGCTCAGAGAGCATTGTCCAAGAAGCACTGGATCGTCTCATGGTGGGAAGAACAACTGTGGTTGTTGCCCATCGCCTATCCACCATTAGAAATGTTGATACAATTGCAGTTATACAGCAAGGACAGGTAGTTGAGACAGGAACACATGAAGAATTGATTGCTAAGGCTGGGGCCTATGCTTCATTAATAAGATTCCAAGAAATGGTGAGGAATAGAGACTTTGCAAACCCATCAACTCGCCGTTCCCGTTCATCACGTCTCAGCCATTCATTGTCCACAAAGTCTCTAAGCCTCCGATCTGGCAGCTTAAGAAACTTGAGCTATTCCTACAGTACTGGTGCTGATGGACGGATAGAGATGATCTCGAACGCTGAAACTGACCGCAAAACTCCAGCCCCTGATGGCTACTTCTTCCGCCTCCTCAAGCTAAATGCTCCCGAATGGCCATATTCAATAATGGGTGCCATAGGGTCTGTGCTATCTGGTTTCATTGGTCCAACTTTTGCTATTGTAATGAGCAATATGATTGAAGTTTTCTACTATAGAAATCCTGCAGCCATGGAAAGGAAGACTAAGGAGTATGTCTTCATTTACATTGGTGCTGGTCTTTATGCTGTTGTTGCATATTTGATACAGCATTACTTCTTCAGTATCATGGGTGAGAACCTTACCACAAGGGTGAGGAGAATGATGCTTGCAG CAATCCTAAGGAATGAAGTTGGATGGTTCGATGAGGAAGAGCACAACTCAAGCCTAGTTGCAGCTCGATTGGCAACTGATGCGGCGGATGTCAAATCAGCAATTGCTGAAAGAATCTCAGTCATACTCCAGAACATGACTTCACTGCTCACTTCATTCATAGTTGCCTTCATAGTGGAATGGAGAGTCTCACTTCTCATTCTAGGCACTTTCCCTCTACTGGTCCTTGCTAACTTTGCTCAA CAACTCTCTCTCAAAGGGTTTGCTGGAGACACTGCCAAGGCTCATGCAAAGACCAGCATGATTGCTGGTGAGGGAGTGAGCAATATTCGAACTGTTGCAGCATTTAATGCACAGAACAAGATCCTCTCCTTGTTCCGTCATGAGCTCCGTGTCCCACAACGACAAAGCCTGAGCCGTAGCCAGAGCTCTGGCATTCTCTTTGGCCTGTCTCAGCTTGCTCTGTATGCCTCCGAAGCTCTCATTCTATGGTATGGTGCCCACCTCGTTAGCAAAGGTGTATCAACATTTTCTAAGGTTATCAAGGTTTTTGTAGTCCTTGTCATCACGGCTAATTCAGTTGCAGAGACTGTTAGTCTTGCTCCAGAGATTATTAGGGGCGGTGAAGCTGTTGGTTCAGTGTTTTCTATATTGGACCGCGCCACTAGGATTGACCCTGATGATCCTGATGCCGAGCCTGTAGAATCCATTCGCGGAGAAATTGAACTTAGACATGTTGATTTTGCATATCCATCACGACCtgatattattgttttcaaagACTTTAACCTTAGAATCCGTGCTGGCCAGAGCCAAGCTCTTGTGGGTGCTAGTGGGTCAGGTAAAAGTTCTGTGATTGCATTGATCGAGCGTTTCTATGATCCAATAGTTGGAAAAGTTATGATTGACGGAAAGGATATTCGTCGATTGAACTTGAAGTCACTTAGACTTAAAATTGGATTGGTGCAACAAGAGCCAGCCCTCTTTGCTGCAAGCATTTTTGAAAACATCGCATATGGAAAAGATGGAGCTACTGAAGCAGAAGTTATTGAGGCAGCTCGTGCAGCTAATGTTCATGGATTTGTTAGTGCATTGCCCGATGGATACAAAACACCAGTTGGTGAGAGAGGGGTTCAACTTTCTGGGGGTCAGAAGCAAAGGATAGCAATTGCTAGGGCTGTTCTCAAGGACCCAACAATCCTCTTGCTTGATGAGGCTACAAGTGCCCTTGATGCTGAATCCGAGTGTGTGCTACAAGAAGCACTTGAGAGGCTAATGAGGGGTCGAACCACAGTGCTTGTGGCTCACCGTTTATCCACAATAAGAGGTGTGGACAACATCGCTGTTGTGCAAGATGGCCGGATTGTAGAACAAGGCAGCCACTCTGAATTGGTTAGCCGAGCTGAGGGCGCATACTCTAGACTCCTGCAACTACAAAATCATCACATATGA